A stretch of [Clostridium] innocuum DNA encodes these proteins:
- a CDS encoding glycoside hydrolase family 1 protein → MSKGFPNNFLWGAATSAYQVEGAAYEDGKKASQQDIINKENYTKRGFATADIASDQYHHYKEDVALMKEMGFTTYRFSIAWSRVFPDGVGEVNEAGIQYYRNLIDELLANGIEPIVTLYHYDLPWALVEKYNGWLSREVVKDFAYFARYVINEFKDKVKYWTTINEQSIIVQYWTQKCYIPEELRDNNQLRYQINHHMNLAHAIACKLVHELVPGGLAGAAIGYSPVYPLTSKPEDVMAAQNAHDLRNAFYLDIYFKGFYTKSALIYLEEHGLAPVIEEGDMELIKEGYSDFLALNYYASECAKACPMEEGKEIRYSGVNWSGKKGDMSGFETHPGFYEMCKNPNLDTTDWDWAIDPTGLEYIFRDIYTRYNKPLMVTENGMGAFDTLTEDGRVHDDYRIKYLRDHIEAMHRAIDYGVEVLAYCPWSAVDLLSTSNGVKKRYGFIYVDRTDDDPKECARIRKDSFYWYKQVIKSNGADL, encoded by the coding sequence ATGTCAAAGGGATTTCCGAATAATTTTTTATGGGGTGCTGCTACCAGTGCCTATCAGGTAGAGGGTGCTGCCTATGAGGATGGCAAGAAAGCCAGCCAGCAGGATATCATCAATAAAGAGAATTATACAAAGCGCGGCTTTGCTACTGCGGATATTGCCAGTGACCAATATCATCATTACAAGGAAGATGTAGCCCTGATGAAGGAAATGGGCTTTACGACCTATCGTTTCTCCATTGCCTGGTCACGCGTATTTCCTGATGGAGTTGGAGAAGTAAACGAAGCGGGTATTCAGTATTACCGCAATCTGATTGATGAACTGCTGGCCAACGGTATAGAGCCGATTGTTACGCTGTATCATTATGATTTGCCATGGGCACTTGTGGAAAAATATAACGGATGGCTGAGCAGAGAGGTAGTAAAGGATTTTGCATACTTTGCCCGCTATGTCATCAATGAATTTAAGGACAAGGTGAAATACTGGACGACTATCAATGAGCAAAGCATCATCGTTCAATACTGGACACAGAAATGCTACATACCGGAGGAGCTGAGAGACAACAATCAGCTGCGCTATCAGATCAATCATCATATGAATCTTGCACATGCCATTGCCTGTAAGCTGGTCCATGAGCTTGTACCGGGTGGTCTTGCCGGTGCGGCAATCGGGTATTCCCCGGTCTATCCGCTTACTTCCAAGCCGGAGGATGTCATGGCTGCACAAAATGCACACGATTTGCGTAATGCCTTCTATCTGGATATTTATTTTAAGGGCTTTTATACGAAGTCAGCTTTGATTTATCTGGAAGAGCACGGTCTTGCCCCGGTCATCGAAGAAGGTGACATGGAGCTGATTAAGGAAGGCTATTCCGATTTTCTGGCACTGAATTATTATGCAAGTGAGTGTGCAAAGGCATGTCCGATGGAAGAAGGTAAGGAAATTCGTTACAGCGGTGTCAACTGGTCAGGCAAAAAGGGCGACATGTCCGGCTTTGAAACACATCCGGGCTTCTATGAGATGTGCAAGAATCCGAATCTTGATACAACCGATTGGGACTGGGCAATTGATCCGACAGGTCTGGAATACATCTTCCGCGATATTTACACTCGCTATAACAAGCCGCTGATGGTTACAGAGAACGGTATGGGAGCATTTGATACCCTGACAGAGGACGGACGTGTTCATGATGATTACCGTATTAAATACCTGCGCGACCATATCGAAGCAATGCACAGAGCAATTGATTATGGAGTAGAAGTGCTGGCATATTGTCCATGGTCTGCGGTTGATCTGCTGTCAACCAGCAACGGTGTGAAAAAACGCTATGGCTTTATCTATGTAGACCGTACTGATGATGATCCAAAGGAGTGCGCGAGAATTCGTAAGGATTCCTTCTACTGGTACAAGCAGGTGATAAAATCTAACGGAGCTGATTTATAG
- a CDS encoding glycoside hydrolase family 1 protein, which yields MKQVPKTFPDNFLWGGAFAACQCEGEYDKDGRGLSTSDIHEYTKGLNRAKIEKEGGGTLAEIKRKAADTEGYYPKRYGINFYHTYKDDLALLKEMGFKCFRTSISWSRIFPNGDETEPNEAGLKFYDDLIDEIIKDGMEPIITMSHYDIPLHLVTEYGGFGNRKVIDFFVNYGKVLVERFQGRVKYWIVCNQVNLVPTVQFGSLGIYDDQAENMEELMYQAVHNQFVACAKIKEVGHQIDPHAVFGTMLADCTFYPATCRPKDVVLTMKKNRMQYFFSDVQLRGEYPVYALRYFKERNINIQMEDRDEEVIRNNTMEFLAISYYYSRVVDSDKNDMTPMQAEQNPNLEPTPWEWRMDPLGFYNCLSQYWDRYQVPLMIGENGFGALDTVEADGSIHDPYRIDFLKKHIEQMKECIKDGVDIFAYCAWGPIDIVSSSSAEMSKRYGFVYVDRDDFGKGSQKRLKKDSFYWYAHLIETNGSEL from the coding sequence ATGAAACAGGTACCTAAAACATTTCCTGATAACTTTCTATGGGGCGGTGCTTTTGCAGCCTGCCAGTGTGAAGGGGAATATGATAAAGACGGACGCGGCTTGTCCACAAGTGACATTCATGAGTATACAAAGGGCTTAAACCGTGCCAAAATAGAAAAAGAAGGCGGTGGAACGCTTGCTGAAATCAAACGCAAGGCCGCAGATACAGAAGGCTATTATCCGAAACGCTACGGAATCAATTTCTATCATACTTATAAGGATGACCTTGCATTACTGAAGGAAATGGGATTTAAGTGCTTTCGTACAAGCATTTCCTGGTCACGCATTTTTCCAAACGGGGATGAGACTGAGCCAAATGAGGCAGGATTGAAATTTTATGATGATCTGATTGATGAAATCATAAAGGATGGTATGGAGCCGATAATCACGATGTCTCATTATGATATACCACTGCATCTGGTTACCGAATATGGCGGCTTTGGTAACCGAAAGGTGATTGATTTCTTCGTGAATTACGGAAAAGTGCTTGTAGAGCGCTTTCAGGGAAGAGTAAAATACTGGATTGTTTGCAATCAGGTAAATCTGGTTCCGACGGTGCAGTTTGGTTCTCTGGGTATCTATGATGATCAGGCGGAAAACATGGAGGAGCTGATGTATCAGGCGGTACATAATCAGTTTGTGGCATGTGCAAAAATCAAGGAGGTCGGACATCAGATTGATCCGCATGCTGTCTTTGGTACGATGCTGGCAGACTGTACCTTCTATCCGGCAACCTGCCGTCCAAAGGATGTTGTATTGACCATGAAGAAAAACAGGATGCAGTATTTCTTCTCCGATGTACAGCTGCGTGGAGAATATCCGGTATATGCACTACGCTATTTTAAGGAAAGAAATATCAACATTCAGATGGAGGATAGGGATGAAGAGGTTATTCGCAACAACACGATGGAATTCCTCGCGATCTCTTATTACTACAGCAGAGTTGTAGATTCCGATAAAAATGATATGACGCCGATGCAGGCGGAACAAAATCCAAATCTGGAGCCGACACCATGGGAGTGGAGAATGGATCCGCTGGGATTCTATAACTGTCTGTCTCAATACTGGGATCGCTATCAGGTTCCGCTGATGATTGGAGAAAACGGCTTCGGTGCATTGGACACCGTGGAAGCGGATGGAAGCATTCATGATCCTTACCGTATTGACTTCCTGAAAAAGCATATTGAGCAGATGAAGGAATGTATTAAGGATGGAGTGGATATCTTCGCATACTGTGCATGGGGACCGATTGATATCGTATCTTCCTCCTCTGCGGAAATGAGTAAGCGATACGGCTTTGTGTATGTAGATCGTGATGATTTCGGAAAGGGCAGCCAGAAGCGATTGAAAAAGGATTCCTTCTACTGGTATGCTCACCTGATAGAAACCAACGGATCAGAACTATAG
- a CDS encoding AAA family ATPase produces MKESKTLEFKESITKSFLKTVSAFSNYDGGEIIFGIDNDGNIKGLSDPKSTCLDIENRINDNIVPQPGYSLKTDETNKTISLVIKEGKNKPYLYNSKAYKRNDTSTIEVDSFELTRLVLEGKKINFEDLPSSNQKMDFHYLENKLKEHIDIKIFNQDTLKTLNLYNVQIGYNNAANILSDNNSFPGIDIAKFGDSINIIKKRLLLENMSVLEMYDVAVQTYRDYYQYEEIEGSYRKKVDLVPEEAFRESVANALIHRAWDLNANIRISMYDDRIEITSPGGLINGITKDEYITGMILMLRNPIISNIFYRLGIVEIFGTGILRILHAYEESIKKPIFNVSTNTIQIILPVFDSNPVLQKDEEHLYAVLSKTKPKSISEILPHVTFSRSKVKELLKKMEKDGIVKIKGRGKGTKYYL; encoded by the coding sequence ATGAAAGAATCAAAAACACTGGAGTTCAAAGAATCCATAACAAAATCATTTTTGAAAACAGTAAGCGCTTTTTCAAACTATGATGGTGGAGAAATCATTTTTGGAATTGATAATGATGGAAATATAAAAGGTCTTTCCGATCCCAAAAGCACTTGTCTTGATATTGAGAATAGAATCAATGATAATATTGTTCCTCAGCCAGGCTACAGTCTTAAGACTGACGAAACAAATAAAACAATTTCACTTGTCATTAAAGAAGGAAAGAACAAACCCTATCTATACAACTCAAAGGCCTATAAGCGAAATGATACTTCAACAATCGAAGTGGATTCCTTCGAATTAACAAGGCTGGTTTTAGAAGGAAAGAAAATCAATTTTGAAGATTTACCTTCATCCAATCAAAAAATGGACTTTCATTATCTGGAAAACAAATTAAAAGAGCATATTGACATTAAAATATTCAATCAAGATACTTTAAAAACTCTGAATCTTTACAATGTGCAAATCGGGTACAATAATGCTGCGAATATTCTATCAGATAACAACTCATTTCCAGGAATTGATATTGCTAAATTTGGCGATAGTATCAACATTATAAAAAAAAGACTACTGCTGGAGAATATGTCTGTGTTAGAAATGTATGATGTTGCTGTCCAAACTTATAGAGATTATTATCAATATGAAGAAATTGAAGGCAGCTACCGTAAAAAGGTCGACCTTGTACCAGAAGAGGCATTCCGTGAATCTGTTGCAAACGCACTCATTCATCGAGCATGGGATTTAAATGCAAATATAAGGATTTCTATGTATGATGATAGAATAGAAATAACTTCACCAGGAGGATTGATAAACGGTATTACAAAGGATGAATATATAACAGGAATGATTTTAATGCTTAGAAATCCGATTATCAGTAATATATTTTATCGATTAGGAATCGTTGAAATTTTTGGTACCGGCATACTCAGAATATTACATGCTTATGAAGAAAGTATTAAAAAGCCTATTTTTAATGTAAGCACAAATACGATACAAATCATATTACCTGTTTTTGATTCGAATCCTGTTTTACAAAAAGATGAAGAACATCTATATGCGGTGTTGAGTAAAACAAAGCCTAAATCGATTAGTGAAATATTGCCACATGTAACGTTTAGCAGGTCTAAAGTAAAAGAATTATTGAAAAAAATGGAGAAGGACGGTATTGTGAAAATCAAGGGAAGAGGTAAGGGAACAAAATATTATTTATAA